The proteins below come from a single Cervus elaphus chromosome 4, mCerEla1.1, whole genome shotgun sequence genomic window:
- the ZNF821 gene encoding zinc finger protein 821 isoform X1: protein MSRRKQTNPNKVHWDQVFAGLEEQARQAMMKTDFPGDLGSQRQAIQQLRDQDSSSSDSEGDEEETTQDEVSSHTSEEDGGVVKVEKELENAEQPVGGKKVVEHEVTENLHSDPLLGLCQCPLCQLDCGSREQLIAHVYQHTAAVVSAKSYMCPVCGRALSSPGSLGRHLLIHSEDQRSNCAVCGARFTSHATFNSEKLPEVLNMESLPPAHSEGPSSAEGKDIAFSPPVYPAGILLVCNNCAAYRKLLEAQTPSVRKWALRRQNEPLEVRLQRLERERTAKKSRRDNETPEEREVRRMRDREAKRLQRMQETDEQRARRLQRDREAMRLKRANETPEKRQARLIREREAKRLKRRLEKMDMMLRAQFGQDPSAMAALAAEMNFFQLPVSGVELDSQLLGKMAFEEQNSSALH from the exons ATGTCCCGTCGGAAACAGACAAATCCAAATAAAGTTCACT GGGATCAAGTATTTGCTGGGCTAGAAGAGCAAGCCCGCCAGGCGATGATGAAAACTGATTTTCCTGGAGACCTTGGCAGTCAGCGACAAGCTATCCAACAACTAAGAGATCAGGACTCCAGTAGCA GTGACAGTGAGGGAGACGAAGAGGAGACCACACAAGATGAAGTCTCTTCCCATACGTCAGAGGAAGATGGAGGAGTGGTCAAAGTGGAAAAAGAGTTAGAAAATGCAGAACAGCCTGTTGGTGGAAAGAAAGTGGTAGAGCATGAG GTCACGGAGAATTTGCATTCTGACCCGTTACTTGGACTCTGCCAATGTCCCCTCTGCCAGCTCGACTGTGGGAGTCGGGAGCAGCTGATTGCTCACGTGTACCAG CACACTGCAGCCGTGGTGAGCGCCAAGAGCTACATGTGTCCCGTCTGTGGCCGGGCCCTCAGCTCCCCAGGGTCACTGGGTCGCCACCTCTTAATCCATTCGGAGGACCAGCGGTCTAACTGTGCTGTGTGTGGAGCCCGTTTCACTAGCCATGCCACATTTAACAG TGAAAAACTCCCCGAAGTCCTTAATATGGAATCCCTACCGCCAGCCCACAGTGAGGGCCCCTCCAGTGCTGAGGGGAAGGACATTGCCTTTAGTCCTCCAGTGTACCCTGCTGGAATTCTGCTTGTATGCAACAACTGTGCTGCCTACCGGAAGCTGCTGGAAGCCCAGACCCCCAGTGTCCGCAAATGGGCCTTGCGTCGGCAGAATGAGCCTTTGGAAGTCCGCCTGCAGCGACTGGAACGAGAGCGCACAGCCAAGAAGAGCCGGCGGGACAATGAGACCCCCGAGGAGCGGGAGGTGAGGCGCATGAGGGACCGAGAAGCCAAGCGCCTGCAGCGCATGCAGGAGACGGACGAGCAGCGGGCACGCCGGCTGCAACGAGATCGGGAGGCCATGAGGCTGAAGCGAGCCAACGAGACCCCCGAGAAGCGGCAGGCCCGGCTCATCCGGGAGCGGGAGGCCAAGCGGCTCAAGAGGAGGCTGGAGAAAATGGACATGATGTTGCGAGCTCAATTTGGCCAGGACCCTTCTGCCATGGCAGCCTTAGCAGCTGAAATGAACTTCTTCCAGCTACCTGTGAGTGGGGTGGAGTTGGACAGCCAACTCCTGGGCAAGATGGCCTTTGAAGAGCAGAACAGCAGTGCTCTGCACTGA
- the ZNF821 gene encoding zinc finger protein 821 isoform X3 codes for MSRRKQTNPNKVHCDSEGDEEETTQDEVSSHTSEEDGGVVKVEKELENAEQPVGGKKVVEHEVTENLHSDPLLGLCQCPLCQLDCGSREQLIAHVYQHTAAVVSAKSYMCPVCGRALSSPGSLGRHLLIHSEDQRSNCAVCGARFTSHATFNSEKLPEVLNMESLPPAHSEGPSSAEGKDIAFSPPVYPAGILLVCNNCAAYRKLLEAQTPSVRKWALRRQNEPLEVRLQRLERERTAKKSRRDNETPEEREVRRMRDREAKRLQRMQETDEQRARRLQRDREAMRLKRANETPEKRQARLIREREAKRLKRRLEKMDMMLRAQFGQDPSAMAALAAEMNFFQLPVSGVELDSQLLGKMAFEEQNSSALH; via the exons ATGTCCCGTCGGAAACAGACAAATCCAAATAAAGTTCACT GTGACAGTGAGGGAGACGAAGAGGAGACCACACAAGATGAAGTCTCTTCCCATACGTCAGAGGAAGATGGAGGAGTGGTCAAAGTGGAAAAAGAGTTAGAAAATGCAGAACAGCCTGTTGGTGGAAAGAAAGTGGTAGAGCATGAG GTCACGGAGAATTTGCATTCTGACCCGTTACTTGGACTCTGCCAATGTCCCCTCTGCCAGCTCGACTGTGGGAGTCGGGAGCAGCTGATTGCTCACGTGTACCAG CACACTGCAGCCGTGGTGAGCGCCAAGAGCTACATGTGTCCCGTCTGTGGCCGGGCCCTCAGCTCCCCAGGGTCACTGGGTCGCCACCTCTTAATCCATTCGGAGGACCAGCGGTCTAACTGTGCTGTGTGTGGAGCCCGTTTCACTAGCCATGCCACATTTAACAG TGAAAAACTCCCCGAAGTCCTTAATATGGAATCCCTACCGCCAGCCCACAGTGAGGGCCCCTCCAGTGCTGAGGGGAAGGACATTGCCTTTAGTCCTCCAGTGTACCCTGCTGGAATTCTGCTTGTATGCAACAACTGTGCTGCCTACCGGAAGCTGCTGGAAGCCCAGACCCCCAGTGTCCGCAAATGGGCCTTGCGTCGGCAGAATGAGCCTTTGGAAGTCCGCCTGCAGCGACTGGAACGAGAGCGCACAGCCAAGAAGAGCCGGCGGGACAATGAGACCCCCGAGGAGCGGGAGGTGAGGCGCATGAGGGACCGAGAAGCCAAGCGCCTGCAGCGCATGCAGGAGACGGACGAGCAGCGGGCACGCCGGCTGCAACGAGATCGGGAGGCCATGAGGCTGAAGCGAGCCAACGAGACCCCCGAGAAGCGGCAGGCCCGGCTCATCCGGGAGCGGGAGGCCAAGCGGCTCAAGAGGAGGCTGGAGAAAATGGACATGATGTTGCGAGCTCAATTTGGCCAGGACCCTTCTGCCATGGCAGCCTTAGCAGCTGAAATGAACTTCTTCCAGCTACCTGTGAGTGGGGTGGAGTTGGACAGCCAACTCCTGGGCAAGATGGCCTTTGAAGAGCAGAACAGCAGTGCTCTGCACTGA
- the ZNF821 gene encoding zinc finger protein 821 isoform X2: MTPPQGDQVFAGLEEQARQAMMKTDFPGDLGSQRQAIQQLRDQDSSSSDSEGDEEETTQDEVSSHTSEEDGGVVKVEKELENAEQPVGGKKVVEHEVTENLHSDPLLGLCQCPLCQLDCGSREQLIAHVYQHTAAVVSAKSYMCPVCGRALSSPGSLGRHLLIHSEDQRSNCAVCGARFTSHATFNSEKLPEVLNMESLPPAHSEGPSSAEGKDIAFSPPVYPAGILLVCNNCAAYRKLLEAQTPSVRKWALRRQNEPLEVRLQRLERERTAKKSRRDNETPEEREVRRMRDREAKRLQRMQETDEQRARRLQRDREAMRLKRANETPEKRQARLIREREAKRLKRRLEKMDMMLRAQFGQDPSAMAALAAEMNFFQLPVSGVELDSQLLGKMAFEEQNSSALH; encoded by the exons ATGACCCCACCACAGG GGGATCAAGTATTTGCTGGGCTAGAAGAGCAAGCCCGCCAGGCGATGATGAAAACTGATTTTCCTGGAGACCTTGGCAGTCAGCGACAAGCTATCCAACAACTAAGAGATCAGGACTCCAGTAGCA GTGACAGTGAGGGAGACGAAGAGGAGACCACACAAGATGAAGTCTCTTCCCATACGTCAGAGGAAGATGGAGGAGTGGTCAAAGTGGAAAAAGAGTTAGAAAATGCAGAACAGCCTGTTGGTGGAAAGAAAGTGGTAGAGCATGAG GTCACGGAGAATTTGCATTCTGACCCGTTACTTGGACTCTGCCAATGTCCCCTCTGCCAGCTCGACTGTGGGAGTCGGGAGCAGCTGATTGCTCACGTGTACCAG CACACTGCAGCCGTGGTGAGCGCCAAGAGCTACATGTGTCCCGTCTGTGGCCGGGCCCTCAGCTCCCCAGGGTCACTGGGTCGCCACCTCTTAATCCATTCGGAGGACCAGCGGTCTAACTGTGCTGTGTGTGGAGCCCGTTTCACTAGCCATGCCACATTTAACAG TGAAAAACTCCCCGAAGTCCTTAATATGGAATCCCTACCGCCAGCCCACAGTGAGGGCCCCTCCAGTGCTGAGGGGAAGGACATTGCCTTTAGTCCTCCAGTGTACCCTGCTGGAATTCTGCTTGTATGCAACAACTGTGCTGCCTACCGGAAGCTGCTGGAAGCCCAGACCCCCAGTGTCCGCAAATGGGCCTTGCGTCGGCAGAATGAGCCTTTGGAAGTCCGCCTGCAGCGACTGGAACGAGAGCGCACAGCCAAGAAGAGCCGGCGGGACAATGAGACCCCCGAGGAGCGGGAGGTGAGGCGCATGAGGGACCGAGAAGCCAAGCGCCTGCAGCGCATGCAGGAGACGGACGAGCAGCGGGCACGCCGGCTGCAACGAGATCGGGAGGCCATGAGGCTGAAGCGAGCCAACGAGACCCCCGAGAAGCGGCAGGCCCGGCTCATCCGGGAGCGGGAGGCCAAGCGGCTCAAGAGGAGGCTGGAGAAAATGGACATGATGTTGCGAGCTCAATTTGGCCAGGACCCTTCTGCCATGGCAGCCTTAGCAGCTGAAATGAACTTCTTCCAGCTACCTGTGAGTGGGGTGGAGTTGGACAGCCAACTCCTGGGCAAGATGGCCTTTGAAGAGCAGAACAGCAGTGCTCTGCACTGA
- the ATXN1L gene encoding ataxin-1-like: protein MKPVHERSQECLPPKKRDLPVTSEDMGRTTSCSTNHTPSSDASEWSRGVVVAGQSQAGARVSLGGDGAEAITGLTVDQYGMLYKVAVPPATFSPTGLPSVVNMSPLPPTFNVASSLIQHPGIHYPPIHYAQLPSTSLQFIGSPYSLPYAVPPNFLPSPLLSPSANLATSHLPHFVPYASLLAEGATPPPQASSPAHSFSKAPSASSPPGQLPHHSSTQPLDLAPGRMPIYYQMSRLPAGYTLHETAPAGASPVLTPQEGQPALEAAAANGQRPRDRNLARRESEALDSPSSKGEGQGLVPGVECVVDGQLFSGSQSARVEVAVPAHRGTPDTDLEVQRVVGALASQDYRAVAAQRKDEPSPLNLSHHNPELQGGGRGPARSTAEMAEKNQARGVSPHSHQEPLKHRPFPKAVVVANGNLVPAGTDPGLLPVGSEILVASSLDIQARAAFPDKESTPPPVTSSHLPSHFMKGAIIQLATGELKRVEDLQTQDFVRSAEVSGGLKIDSSTVVDIQESQWPGFVMLHFVVGEQQSKVSIEVPPEHPFFVYGQGWSSCSPGRTAQLFSLPCHRLQVGDVCISISLQSLNSNSVSQSSCAPPGQLGPPRERPERTVLGPREQCDSDGKSQPSGEGSRSVEPSQPEPGAQACWPAPSFQRYSTQGEEARAALLRPSFIPQEVKLSIEGRSNAGK from the coding sequence ATGAAACCTGTTCATGAGAGGAGTCAGGAATGCCTTCCACCAAAGAAACGAGACCTCCCCGTGACCAGCGAGGATATGGGGAGAACCACCAGCTGCTCAACTAACCACACACCCTCCAGTGATGCTTCTGAATGGTCCCGAGGGGTTGTGGTGGCCGGGCAGAGCCAGGCAGGAGCCAGAGTCAGCCTGGGGGGTGACGGAGCTGAGGCCATCACCGGCCTGACGGTGGACCAGTATGGCATGCTGTATAAGGTGGCTGTGCCACCTGCCACCTTCTCCCCAACTGGCCTCCCATCTGTGGTGAACATGAGCCCCTTGCCCCCCACATTTAATGTAGCGTCTTCTCTGATTCAACATCCAGGAATCCACTATCCCCCAATCCACTATGCTCAGCTCCCGTCCACCTCTCTGCAGTTCATCGGGTCTCCGTACAGCCTTCCTTATGCCGTGCCACCTAATTTCCTCCCGAGtcccctcctttctccttctgccaaCCTTGCCACCTCTCACCTTCCACACTTTGTGCCATATGCCTCACTCCTGGCAGAAGGTGCCACTCCTCCCCCGCAGGCTTCATCCCCAGCCCATTCGTTCAGCAAAGCCCCCTCTGCCAGCTCCCCGCCTGGGCAGTTGCCACATCACTCAAGTACTCAGCCACTGGACCTCGCTCCAGGCCGGATGCCCATTTATTATCAGATGTCCAGGCTCCCTGCTGGGTACACCTTGCATGAAACCGCCCCTGCAGGTGCCAGCCCAGTTCTTACTCCTCAGGAGGGCCAGCCTGCTCTGGAAGCAGCCGCTGCCAATGGACAGAGACCGCGAGATAGGAATTTAGCGAGACGGGAAAGCGAAGCCCTTGACTCCCCCAGCAGCAAGGGCGAGGGCCAGGGACTGGTGCCAGGGGTCGAATGTGTGGTGGACGGACAATTGTTTTCAGGTTCTCAGTCTGCACGGGTGGAGGTGGCAGTGCCAGCACACCGAGGGACCCCGGACACTGACCTTGAGGTCCAGCGGGTGGTGGGTGCTTTAGCTTCTCAGGACTACCGGGCAGTGGCAGCTCAGAGGAAGGACGAGCCCAGCCCCCTCAACCTGTCCCACCATAATCCCGAACTCCAAGGTGGGGGGCGAGGGCCAGCCAGGAGCACCGCCGAGATGGCTGAGAAAAACCAGGCCCGAGGGGTCTCCCCTCACTCCCATCAGGAACCCCTGAAGCATAGACCTTTCCCCAAAGCAGTGGTTGTAGCCAACGGCAACCTGGTGCCCGCTGGAACTGACCCAGGCCTGCTGCCTGTGGGTTCGGAGATCCTGGTGGCATCAAGTTTGGACATACAGGCCAGAGCCGCCTTCCCAGACAAGGAGTCAACACCACCCCCCGTGACTTCTTCCCATTTGCCCTCCCATTTCATGAAGGGCGCCATCATCCAGCTGGCTACGGGGGAGCTGAAGCGGGTGGAGGACCTCCAGACACAGGATTTTGTGCGCAGTGCCGAAGTGAGCGGGGGGCTGAAGATTGACTCAAGCACAGTTGTGGACATTCAGGAGAGCCAGTGGCCTGGATTTGTCATGCTGCACTTCGTGGTGGGTGAGCAGCAGAGCAAAGTGAGCATCGAGGTGCCCCCTGAGCACCCTTTCTTCGTCTATGGCCAGGGCTGGTCCTCCTGCAGCCCCGGGCGGACTGCACAACTCTTCTCTCTGCCCTGCCATCGGCTTCAGGTGGGAGATGTCTGCATCTCTATCAGTTTACAGAGCTTGAACAGTaactcagtctctcagtccagCTGTGCTCCCCCAGGCCAGCTGGGTCCTCCCCGAGAAAGACCTGAGAGGACAGTCCTGGGACCCCGAGAGCAATGTGACAGTGATGGGAAAAGCCAGCCGTCAGGCGAGGGCTCCCGGTCGGTAGAGCCCTCGCAGCCGGAGCCTGGTGCTCAGGCCTGCTGGCCTGCCCCGAGCTTCCAAAGATACAGCACGCAAGGGGAGGAGGCGCGGGCTGCACTGCTCCGTCCCTCTTTCATTCCGCAGGAGGTGAAGCTGTCCATCGAAGGGCGCTCTAATGCGGGGAAATGA